In the genome of Quercus robur chromosome 3, dhQueRobu3.1, whole genome shotgun sequence, one region contains:
- the LOC126716942 gene encoding vacuolar protein sorting-associated protein 52 A-like isoform X2, whose product MLHCDDISLDGLEQELEECKNDDVVANILFEGTKLREYTKGVENNLRKVELDSIQDYIKESDNLVSLHDQIRECDRILSQMETLLSGFQVEIGSISSDIKVLQEKSMDMGLKLKNRKSAESKLAKFVEDIIVPPRMVDIVVDGEINDEYMRTLEILSKKLKFVEVDPMVKASKALKDVQPELEKVRQNNLQRLLTRITGCFG is encoded by the exons ATGTTGCACTG TGATGATATATCTTTGGATGGACTAGAGCAAGAACTGGAAGAATGCAAAAATGACGAT GTAGTTGCAAACATACTATTTGAAGGTACAAAATTAAGGGAGTATACAAAGGGGGTTGAGAACAATTTACGGAAAGTTGAATTGGACTCGATTCAG GATTACATAAAAGAAAGCGATAATTTAGTGTCGCTTCATGATCAAATTCGTGAATGTGATAGAATCTTGTCACAGATGGAAACTCTCCTCAGTGGATTTCAA GTTGAAATTGGTTCCATAAGTTCAGACATAAAAGTCCTCCAAGAGAAGTCTATGGATATGGGCCTGAAGCTTAAGAATCGTAAG TCGGCAGAATCAAAATTGGCAAAGTTTGTCGAAGACATTATAGTCCCTCCAAGGATGGTTGACATAGTCGTTGACGGAGAG ATCAATGATGAATACATGAGAACTCTTGAGATTCTGAGTAAGAAGCTGAAGTTTGTAGAAGTGGATCCTATGGTCAAAGCTTCAAAAGCTCTGAAAGACGTTCAACCTGAGCTTGAAAAAGTTAGGCAGAACAATCTGCAAAGGTTATTGACTAGAATTACTGGATGCTTTGGTTGA
- the LOC126716942 gene encoding vacuolar protein sorting-associated protein 52 A-like isoform X1 — protein MFGDLSVEEDASSDDISLDGLEQELEECKNDDVVANILFEGTKLREYTKGVENNLRKVELDSIQDYIKESDNLVSLHDQIRECDRILSQMETLLSGFQVEIGSISSDIKVLQEKSMDMGLKLKNRKSAESKLAKFVEDIIVPPRMVDIVVDGEINDEYMRTLEILSKKLKFVEVDPMVKASKALKDVQPELEKVRQNNLQRLLTRITGCFG, from the exons ATGTTTGGGGACTTGTCTGTGGAGGAGGATGCCAGCAG TGATGATATATCTTTGGATGGACTAGAGCAAGAACTGGAAGAATGCAAAAATGACGAT GTAGTTGCAAACATACTATTTGAAGGTACAAAATTAAGGGAGTATACAAAGGGGGTTGAGAACAATTTACGGAAAGTTGAATTGGACTCGATTCAG GATTACATAAAAGAAAGCGATAATTTAGTGTCGCTTCATGATCAAATTCGTGAATGTGATAGAATCTTGTCACAGATGGAAACTCTCCTCAGTGGATTTCAA GTTGAAATTGGTTCCATAAGTTCAGACATAAAAGTCCTCCAAGAGAAGTCTATGGATATGGGCCTGAAGCTTAAGAATCGTAAG TCGGCAGAATCAAAATTGGCAAAGTTTGTCGAAGACATTATAGTCCCTCCAAGGATGGTTGACATAGTCGTTGACGGAGAG ATCAATGATGAATACATGAGAACTCTTGAGATTCTGAGTAAGAAGCTGAAGTTTGTAGAAGTGGATCCTATGGTCAAAGCTTCAAAAGCTCTGAAAGACGTTCAACCTGAGCTTGAAAAAGTTAGGCAGAACAATCTGCAAAGGTTATTGACTAGAATTACTGGATGCTTTGGTTGA
- the LOC126716942 gene encoding vacuolar protein sorting-associated protein 52 A-like isoform X6 → MFGDLSVEEDASSDDISLDGLEQELEECKNDDVVANILFEGTKLREYTKGVENNLRKVELDSIQDYIKESDNLVSLHDQIRECDRILSQMETLLSGFQVEIGSISSDIKVLQEKSMDMGLKLKNRKNQNWQSLSKTL, encoded by the exons ATGTTTGGGGACTTGTCTGTGGAGGAGGATGCCAGCAG TGATGATATATCTTTGGATGGACTAGAGCAAGAACTGGAAGAATGCAAAAATGACGAT GTAGTTGCAAACATACTATTTGAAGGTACAAAATTAAGGGAGTATACAAAGGGGGTTGAGAACAATTTACGGAAAGTTGAATTGGACTCGATTCAG GATTACATAAAAGAAAGCGATAATTTAGTGTCGCTTCATGATCAAATTCGTGAATGTGATAGAATCTTGTCACAGATGGAAACTCTCCTCAGTGGATTTCAA GTTGAAATTGGTTCCATAAGTTCAGACATAAAAGTCCTCCAAGAGAAGTCTATGGATATGGGCCTGAAGCTTAAGAATCGTAAG AATCAAAATTGGCAAAGTTTGTCGAAGACATTATAG
- the LOC126716942 gene encoding vacuolar protein sorting-associated protein 52 A-like isoform X5, producing the protein MFGDLSVEEDASSDDISLDGLEQELEECKNDDVVANILFEGTKLREYTKGVENNLRKVELDSIQDYIKESDNLVSLHDQIRECDRILSQMETLLSGFQVEIGSISSDIKVLQEKSMDMGLKLKNRKDISISQLSYNIRP; encoded by the exons ATGTTTGGGGACTTGTCTGTGGAGGAGGATGCCAGCAG TGATGATATATCTTTGGATGGACTAGAGCAAGAACTGGAAGAATGCAAAAATGACGAT GTAGTTGCAAACATACTATTTGAAGGTACAAAATTAAGGGAGTATACAAAGGGGGTTGAGAACAATTTACGGAAAGTTGAATTGGACTCGATTCAG GATTACATAAAAGAAAGCGATAATTTAGTGTCGCTTCATGATCAAATTCGTGAATGTGATAGAATCTTGTCACAGATGGAAACTCTCCTCAGTGGATTTCAA GTTGAAATTGGTTCCATAAGTTCAGACATAAAAGTCCTCCAAGAGAAGTCTATGGATATGGGCCTGAAGCTTAAGAATCGTAAG GACATATCTATATCACAATTGAGCTACAACATACGTCCTTGA
- the LOC126716942 gene encoding vacuolar protein sorting-associated protein 52 A-like isoform X4, with protein MFGDLSVEEDASSDDISLDGLEQELEECKNDDVVANILFEGTKLREYTKGVENNLRKVELDSIQDYIKESDNLVSLHDQIRECDRILSQMETLLSGFQVEIGSISSDIKVLQEKSMDMGLKLKNRKSAESKLAKFVEDIIVPPRMVDIVVDGEWNLSRSMMNT; from the exons ATGTTTGGGGACTTGTCTGTGGAGGAGGATGCCAGCAG TGATGATATATCTTTGGATGGACTAGAGCAAGAACTGGAAGAATGCAAAAATGACGAT GTAGTTGCAAACATACTATTTGAAGGTACAAAATTAAGGGAGTATACAAAGGGGGTTGAGAACAATTTACGGAAAGTTGAATTGGACTCGATTCAG GATTACATAAAAGAAAGCGATAATTTAGTGTCGCTTCATGATCAAATTCGTGAATGTGATAGAATCTTGTCACAGATGGAAACTCTCCTCAGTGGATTTCAA GTTGAAATTGGTTCCATAAGTTCAGACATAAAAGTCCTCCAAGAGAAGTCTATGGATATGGGCCTGAAGCTTAAGAATCGTAAG TCGGCAGAATCAAAATTGGCAAAGTTTGTCGAAGACATTATAGTCCCTCCAAGGATGGTTGACATAGTCGTTGACGGAGAG TGGAATTTGTCCAGATCAATGATGAATACATGA
- the LOC126716942 gene encoding vacuolar protein sorting-associated protein 52 A-like isoform X3: MFGDLSVEEDASSDDISLDGLEQELEECKNDDVVANILFEGTKLREYTKGVENNLRKVELDSIQDYIKESDNLVSLHDQIRECDRILSQMETLLSGFQVEIGSISSDIKVLQEKSMDMGLKLKNRKINDEYMRTLEILSKKLKFVEVDPMVKASKALKDVQPELEKVRQNNLQRLLTRITGCFG, translated from the exons ATGTTTGGGGACTTGTCTGTGGAGGAGGATGCCAGCAG TGATGATATATCTTTGGATGGACTAGAGCAAGAACTGGAAGAATGCAAAAATGACGAT GTAGTTGCAAACATACTATTTGAAGGTACAAAATTAAGGGAGTATACAAAGGGGGTTGAGAACAATTTACGGAAAGTTGAATTGGACTCGATTCAG GATTACATAAAAGAAAGCGATAATTTAGTGTCGCTTCATGATCAAATTCGTGAATGTGATAGAATCTTGTCACAGATGGAAACTCTCCTCAGTGGATTTCAA GTTGAAATTGGTTCCATAAGTTCAGACATAAAAGTCCTCCAAGAGAAGTCTATGGATATGGGCCTGAAGCTTAAGAATCGTAAG ATCAATGATGAATACATGAGAACTCTTGAGATTCTGAGTAAGAAGCTGAAGTTTGTAGAAGTGGATCCTATGGTCAAAGCTTCAAAAGCTCTGAAAGACGTTCAACCTGAGCTTGAAAAAGTTAGGCAGAACAATCTGCAAAGGTTATTGACTAGAATTACTGGATGCTTTGGTTGA
- the LOC126716942 gene encoding vacuolar protein sorting-associated protein 52 A-like isoform X7, with translation MFGDLSVEEDASSDDISLDGLEQELEECKNDDVVANILFEGTKLREYTKGVENNLRKVELDSIQDYIKESDNLVSLHDQIRECDRILSQMETLLSGFQVEIGSISSDIKVLQEKSMDMGLKLKNRKWNLSRSMMNT, from the exons ATGTTTGGGGACTTGTCTGTGGAGGAGGATGCCAGCAG TGATGATATATCTTTGGATGGACTAGAGCAAGAACTGGAAGAATGCAAAAATGACGAT GTAGTTGCAAACATACTATTTGAAGGTACAAAATTAAGGGAGTATACAAAGGGGGTTGAGAACAATTTACGGAAAGTTGAATTGGACTCGATTCAG GATTACATAAAAGAAAGCGATAATTTAGTGTCGCTTCATGATCAAATTCGTGAATGTGATAGAATCTTGTCACAGATGGAAACTCTCCTCAGTGGATTTCAA GTTGAAATTGGTTCCATAAGTTCAGACATAAAAGTCCTCCAAGAGAAGTCTATGGATATGGGCCTGAAGCTTAAGAATCGTAAG TGGAATTTGTCCAGATCAATGATGAATACATGA